One stretch of Chitinophagaceae bacterium DNA includes these proteins:
- a CDS encoding T9SS type A sorting domain-containing protein: MNTPLTDTGTIRFISGIVNTTAANLLTMAPGSVVSNASNASFVNGPVKKVGNTDFTFPVGKTGFGYVPIGVSNFAGAPATDEFTAEYMRGNARLLGPVTAIGLDHVSGCDYWILNRTGSATATDITAYWSANNVCSGTYVDNLGDLVIAHFDGTNWDAFGTVGTATGAPAAGNVVWTGVTNFSPFALASVSFNNPLPITINFFTGMKQNGNHLLNWKVTCNSSPTANMVLERSSNGRNYSGIYTKTATALQCQQPFNYTDAQPTAGVNYYRLKMTDASGKVTYSSVVTLINATRGIDVMHIAPNPIVGGKFSLRVSAAQNGKMDVIVTDMQGRMMQRQSTSLLAGFNQVPVNVSSLAAGSYQVSVMTSEGRASVQRFVIQ; this comes from the coding sequence GCAAGTTTCGTGAATGGCCCGGTTAAGAAAGTGGGAAATACCGACTTTACATTCCCGGTTGGTAAAACGGGATTTGGATATGTACCTATTGGTGTAAGTAATTTTGCCGGCGCACCTGCCACAGATGAATTTACAGCGGAGTACATGAGAGGAAATGCAAGATTATTAGGCCCGGTAACCGCCATAGGTCTTGATCACGTAAGTGGGTGCGATTACTGGATATTAAACAGGACAGGTAGTGCAACAGCTACCGATATCACCGCTTACTGGAGCGCCAATAATGTTTGTAGCGGAACATATGTAGATAACCTGGGTGACCTGGTCATTGCACATTTTGACGGAACCAACTGGGATGCATTTGGCACAGTAGGTACGGCAACCGGTGCACCGGCTGCAGGTAACGTGGTTTGGACCGGAGTTACCAATTTCAGCCCGTTTGCACTGGCGAGTGTTTCATTCAACAACCCGCTGCCCATTACCATCAACTTCTTCACCGGCATGAAACAGAACGGCAACCACCTGCTTAACTGGAAGGTTACCTGCAACAGTTCTCCTACTGCCAACATGGTACTGGAACGCAGCAGCAACGGAAGGAATTACAGCGGAATATATACCAAGACTGCCACGGCATTGCAATGCCAGCAGCCATTTAATTATACGGATGCACAGCCCACAGCAGGCGTGAACTACTACCGCCTTAAAATGACCGACGCAAGCGGCAAGGTCACATACAGCAGCGTGGTAACATTAATTAATGCAACCCGTGGTATTGATGTGATGCATATTGCACCCAACCCGATCGTGGGCGGAAAGTTCAGCCTGCGGGTGAGCGCCGCACAGAACGGTAAGATGGATGTGATCGTTACCGATATGCAGGGCAGGATGATGCAACGGCAAAGCACATCGCTGCTGGCAGGATTCAACCAGGTGCCGGTGAACGTGAGCAGCCTGGCCGCAGGCAGCTACCAGGTATCGGTGATGACCTCAGAAGGAAGGGCATCGGTACAGCGTTTTGTGATACAGTAA